In Streptococcus sp. SN-1, a single genomic region encodes these proteins:
- a CDS encoding energy-coupling factor transporter ATPase, with product MGIALENVSFTYQEGTPLASTALTDVSLTIEDGSYTALIGHTGSGKSTILQLLNGLLVPSQGSVRVFDTLITSTSKNKDIRQIRKQVGLVFQFAENQIFEETVLKDVAFGPQNFGVSEEDAVKIAREKLALVGIDESLFDRSPFELSGGQMRRVAIAGILAMEPAILVLDEPTAGLDPLGRKELMNLFKKLHQSGMTIILVTHLMDDVAEYANQVYVMEKGRLVKGGKPSDVFQDVVFMEEVQLGVPKITAFCKRLADRGVSFKRLPIKIEEFKESLNG from the coding sequence ATGGGAATTGCTCTAGAAAATGTGAGTTTTACATATCAAGAAGGTACTCCCTTAGCTTCAACAGCTTTGACGGATGTTTCTTTGACGATTGAAGATGGTTCTTATACGGCTTTAATTGGGCATACAGGTAGTGGTAAATCAACTATTTTACAACTATTAAATGGTTTATTGGTGCCAAGTCAAGGGAGTGTGCGAGTTTTTGATACCTTAATCACCTCGACTTCTAAAAATAAAGATATTCGTCAAATTAGAAAACAGGTTGGCTTAGTATTTCAGTTTGCTGAAAATCAGATTTTTGAAGAAACGGTTTTGAAAGATGTTGCTTTTGGACCACAAAATTTTGGAGTTTCTGAAGAAGATGCTGTGAAGATTGCGCGTGAAAAACTGGCTCTGGTTGGAATTGATGAATCACTTTTTGATCGCAGTCCGTTTGAGCTATCAGGTGGACAAATGAGACGTGTCGCCATTGCAGGCATACTTGCCATGGAACCAGCCATATTAGTCTTAGATGAGCCCACAGCAGGCCTAGATCCCCTGGGAAGAAAAGAGCTGATGAATTTGTTCAAAAAACTCCACCAGTCAGGGATGACCATTATCTTGGTAACGCATTTGATGGATGACGTTGCTGAATATGCAAATCAAGTTTATGTGATGGAAAAGGGACGTTTAGTTAAGGGGGGTAAACCAAGTGATGTCTTTCAAGATGTTGTCTTTATGGAAGAAGTGCAGTTGGGAGTACCTAAAATTACGGCCTTTTGTAAACGATTGGCTGATAGAGGCGTGTCATTTAAACGATTACCGATTAAGATAGAGGAGTTCAAGGAGTCGCTAAATGGATAG
- a CDS encoding energy-coupling factor transporter transmembrane protein EcfT: protein MDSMILGRYIPGDSIVHRLDPRSKLLAMMLLILIVFWANNPLTNLILFIATGIFIALSGVSLSFFIQGLKSMFFLIAFTTIFQLFFISNGNVLFEFSFVRITDYALQQAGIIFCRFVLIIFFSTLLTLTTMPLSLASAVEALLAPLKRVKVPVHEIGLMLSMSLRFVPTLMDDTTRIMNAQKARGVDFGEGSIVQKVKAMIPILIPLFATSLKRADSLAIAMEARGYQGGKGRSQYRQLKWTRKDTLTILVVLVLGCCLFFLKS, encoded by the coding sequence ATGGATAGTATGATTTTGGGGCGTTATATCCCAGGGGATTCGATAGTTCACCGATTGGATCCACGCAGCAAATTACTGGCTATGATGCTACTGATTTTAATCGTTTTTTGGGCTAATAATCCCTTGACGAATCTAATTCTTTTTATAGCGACAGGGATATTTATTGCCTTGTCCGGAGTATCTCTTTCATTTTTTATTCAGGGCTTAAAGTCTATGTTTTTCTTGATTGCCTTCACAACTATTTTTCAACTGTTTTTCATTTCTAATGGGAATGTTTTATTTGAGTTTTCGTTTGTGAGAATTACGGATTATGCTTTGCAACAAGCTGGAATTATCTTTTGTCGCTTTGTATTAATTATTTTCTTTTCAACTTTGTTAACCTTAACGACCATGCCCTTAAGTTTGGCCTCAGCTGTCGAAGCTTTGTTAGCGCCTTTAAAGCGTGTGAAAGTTCCAGTTCATGAAATTGGATTGATGCTGTCCATGAGTCTACGTTTTGTTCCGACCTTGATGGATGATACGACGCGGATTATGAATGCGCAGAAAGCACGTGGAGTGGATTTTGGTGAAGGAAGCATCGTTCAAAAAGTAAAGGCGATGATTCCCATTTTGATTCCTCTTTTTGCGACAAGTTTAAAACGTGCAGATTCCTTGGCTATCGCCATGGAAGCGCGTGGTTATCAGGGTGGAAAAGGCAGAAGTCAATACAGACAATTGAAATGGACTCGAAAGGATACGCTGACCATTCTTGTTGTTCTCGTACTTGGTTGTTGTTTATTTTTCTTAAAATCTTAG
- the mreC gene encoding rod shape-determining protein MreC: MNRFKKSKYVIIVFVTVLLVSALLATTYSSTIVTKLGDGISLVDRVVQKPFQWFDSVKSDLAHLTRTYNENESLKKQIYQLEVKSNEAESLKTENEQLRQLLGMKSKLQATKALAADVIMRSPVSWKQELTLDVGKSKGASENMLAIANGGLIGSVSKVEENSTIVNLLTNTENADKISVKIQHGTTTIYGIIVGYDKENEVLKISQLNSNSDISTGDKVTTGGLGNFNVADIPVGEVVATTHSTDYLTREVTVKLSADTHNVDVIELVGNS; the protein is encoded by the coding sequence ATGAACCGTTTTAAAAAATCAAAATATGTCATTATTGTTTTTGTCACTGTTCTGCTTGTCTCAGCTCTCTTAGCGACGACTTATTCAAGTACAATTGTGACAAAATTAGGAGATGGGATCTCATTGGTTGATAGAGTTGTGCAAAAACCTTTTCAGTGGTTTGATTCTGTTAAATCAGATTTGGCACATTTGACACGAACATATAATGAAAATGAAAGTTTGAAGAAACAGATTTACCAATTAGAAGTTAAATCAAATGAGGCGGAAAGTTTAAAGACGGAAAATGAACAACTGCGGCAATTGCTTGGTATGAAGTCCAAGTTGCAAGCTACAAAGGCTTTGGCAGCAGATGTTATTATGCGTTCTCCGGTATCTTGGAAGCAGGAATTGACCTTAGATGTAGGTAAATCAAAAGGGGCTTCTGAGAACATGTTAGCTATTGCAAATGGTGGCTTGATTGGGAGTGTTTCAAAAGTAGAGGAGAACTCTACTATAGTCAACCTTCTGACAAATACGGAAAATGCTGATAAGATTTCTGTTAAAATTCAACACGGCACTACCACAATTTATGGAATTATTGTTGGCTACGACAAGGAAAATGAAGTTCTTAAAATTAGTCAATTAAATAGCAATAGCGATATTAGTACAGGTGATAAGGTGACAACGGGTGGATTAGGAAACTTTAACGTTGCGGATATTCCTGTTGGTGAAGTGGTTGCCACAACGCATAGTACAGACTATTTGACACGAGAAGTAACTGTTAAATTGAGTGCAGATACTCATAATGTGGATGTGATAGAATTAGTGGGGAATTCATGA
- the mreD gene encoding rod shape-determining protein MreD, with product MRQLKRVGVFLLLPFFVLIDAHISQLLGSFFPHVHLASHFLFLFLLFETIEVSEYLYLVYCFVIGLVYDVYFFHLIGIATLLFILLGAFLHKLNSVILLNRWTRILAIIVMTFLFDMGAYLFALAVGLTVDSLPIFIVYSLVPSMILNLVWMLIFQFIFERYYL from the coding sequence ATGAGACAGTTGAAGCGGGTTGGAGTGTTTTTATTACTTCCTTTCTTTGTTCTAATTGACGCCCATATTAGCCAGCTTCTGGGCTCATTTTTCCCCCATGTACATTTGGCTAGTCATTTTCTTTTTCTATTTCTATTATTTGAGACGATAGAAGTATCAGAGTACCTCTACCTAGTCTATTGTTTTGTGATTGGCTTGGTTTACGATGTTTACTTTTTCCATCTAATAGGGATTGCAACTCTCTTATTTATCTTATTGGGAGCCTTTCTTCATAAATTGAATAGTGTTATTTTATTGAATCGTTGGACAAGAATCTTGGCAATTATTGTCATGACTTTTCTATTTGATATGGGAGCTTATCTCTTTGCATTAGCGGTAGGTTTAACTGTAGATAGTCTGCCGATTTTTATCGTTTATAGCCTAGTACCATCCATGATTTTAAATCTTGTGTGGATGCTTATTTTTCAGTTTATTTTTGAAAGATATTATCTATAA
- the pcsB gene encoding peptidoglycan hydrolase PcsB: protein MKKKILASLLLSTVMVSQVAVLTTAHAETTDDKIAAQDNKISNLTAQQQEAQKQVDQIQEQVSAIQAEQSNLQAENDRLQAESKKLESEITELSKNIVSRNDSLEKQARSAQTNGAATSYINTIVNSKSITEAISRVAAMNEIVSANNKMLEQQKADKKAISEKQVANNDAINTVIANQQKLSDDAQALTTKQAELKAAELNLAAEKATAEDEKASLLEKKAEAVAAAKAAAEAEAAYKAKQASQQQTVVASGNTTFAAQVQAVASSESTTYTPVAVKQRPTYSTNASSYPVGECTWGAKTLAPWAGDYWGNGAQWATSAAAAGFRTGSTPQVGAIACWNDGGYGHVAVVTAVESTTRIQVSESNYAGNRTLGNHRGWFNPTTTSSGFVTYIYAD from the coding sequence ATGAAGAAAAAAATCTTAGCGTCACTTTTATTAAGTACAGTAATGGTTTCTCAAGTAGCTGTTTTAACAACTGCGCATGCAGAAACGACTGATGACAAAATTGCTGCTCAAGATAATAAAATTAGTAACTTAACAGCACAACAACAAGAAGCCCAAAAACAAGTTGACCAAATTCAGGAGCAAGTATCAGCTATTCAAGCTGAGCAATCTAACTTGCAAGCTGAAAATGATAGATTACAAGCAGAATCCAAAAAACTTGAGAGTGAGATTACAGAACTTTCTAAAAACATTGTATCTCGCAATGATTCTTTGGAAAAACAAGCTCGTAGTGCTCAAACAAATGGAGCTGCAACTAGCTACATCAATACGATTGTAAACTCAAAATCAATTACAGAAGCTATTTCACGTGTAGCAGCAATGAATGAAATCGTATCTGCTAACAACAAAATGTTGGAACAACAAAAAGCAGATAAAAAAGCAATTTCTGAGAAGCAAGTGGCAAACAATGACGCAATTAATACAGTAATTGCAAATCAACAGAAATTGTCTGATGATGCGCAAGCTTTAACAACGAAACAAGCTGAGTTGAAGGCTGCAGAATTAAATCTTGCTGCTGAAAAAGCGACAGCAGAAGATGAAAAAGCAAGTTTGCTAGAGAAAAAAGCAGAAGCAGTAGCGGCAGCAAAGGCAGCAGCAGAGGCAGAAGCAGCTTATAAGGCAAAACAAGCAAGCCAACAACAAACAGTTGTTGCTTCTGGAAATACGACATTTGCAGCACAGGTTCAAGCTGTAGCTTCTTCGGAATCAACAACATATACTCCTGTAGCAGTTAAACAACGCCCAACATACAGTACCAATGCTTCAAGTTATCCAGTTGGTGAGTGTACATGGGGAGCTAAGACATTGGCACCTTGGGCTGGAGACTATTGGGGTAATGGAGCACAGTGGGCTACAAGTGCAGCTGCTGCAGGCTTCCGTACAGGTTCAACACCTCAAGTTGGTGCGATTGCATGCTGGAACGATGGTGGATATGGACACGTAGCGGTAGTCACTGCTGTAGAATCAACGACACGTATCCAAGTGTCAGAATCAAATTATGCTGGTAATCGCACGCTTGGAAATCACCGTGGATGGTTCAATCCAACAACTACATCATCAGGTTTTGTAACATATATTTATGCAGATTAA
- the rpsB gene encoding 30S ribosomal protein S2 — protein MAVISMKQLLEAGVHFGHQTRRWNPKMAKYIFTERNGIHVIDLQQTVKYADQAYDFMRDAAANDAVVLFVGTKKQAADAVAEEAVRSGQYFINHRWLGGTLTNWGTIQKRIARLKEIKRMEEDGTFEVLPKKEVALLNKQRARLEKFLGGIEDMPRIPDVMYVVDPHKEQIAVKEAKKLGIPVVAMVDTNTDPDDIDVIIPANDDAIRAVKLITAKLADAIIEGRQGEDAAAVEAEFAASEAQADSIEEIVEVVEGDNA, from the coding sequence ATGGCAGTAATTTCAATGAAACAACTTCTTGAGGCTGGTGTACACTTTGGTCACCAAACTCGTCGCTGGAACCCTAAGATGGCTAAGTACATCTTCACTGAGCGTAACGGAATCCACGTTATCGATTTGCAACAAACTGTAAAATACGCTGACCAAGCTTACGATTTCATGCGTGATGCAGCAGCTAACGATGCAGTTGTATTGTTCGTTGGTACTAAGAAACAAGCAGCTGATGCAGTTGCTGAAGAAGCAGTACGTTCAGGTCAATACTTCATCAACCACCGTTGGTTAGGTGGAACTCTTACAAACTGGGGAACAATCCAAAAACGTATCGCTCGTTTGAAAGAAATCAAACGTATGGAAGAAGATGGAACTTTCGAAGTTCTTCCTAAGAAAGAAGTTGCACTTCTTAATAAACAACGTGCACGTCTTGAAAAATTCTTGGGTGGTATCGAAGATATGCCTCGTATCCCAGATGTAATGTATGTAGTTGACCCACATAAAGAGCAAATCGCTGTTAAAGAAGCTAAGAAATTGGGAATCCCAGTTGTAGCGATGGTTGACACAAACACTGATCCAGATGATATCGATGTAATCATCCCAGCTAACGATGATGCTATCCGCGCTGTTAAATTGATCACAGCTAAATTGGCTGACGCTATCATCGAAGGACGTCAAGGTGAAGATGCAGCAGCAGTTGAAGCAGAATTTGCAGCTTCTGAAGCTCAAGCAGATTCAATCGAAGAAATCGTTGAAGTTGTAGAAGGCGACAACGCTTAA
- the tsf gene encoding translation elongation factor Ts, whose translation MAEITAKLVKELREKSGAGVMDAKKALVETDGDIEKAIELLREKGMAKAAKKADRVAAEGLTGVYVNGNVAAVIEVNAETDFVAKNAQFVELVNTTAKVIAEGKPANNEEALALTMPSGETLEAAYVSATATIGEKISFRRFALIEKTDAQHFGAYQHNGGRIGVISVVEGGDEALAKQLSMHIAAMKPTVLSYKELDEQFVKDELAQLNHVIDQDNESRAMVNKPALPHLKYGSKSQLTDEVIAQAEADIKAELAAEGKPEKIWDKIIPGKMDRFMLDNTKVDQAYTLLAQVYIMDDSKTVEAYLELVNASVVEFARFEVGEGIEKAANDFEAEVAATMAAALNN comes from the coding sequence ATGGCAGAAATTACAGCTAAACTTGTAAAAGAATTGCGTGAAAAATCTGGTGCCGGAGTTATGGACGCTAAAAAAGCGCTTGTAGAAACAGACGGTGACATCGAAAAAGCGATTGAATTGCTTCGTGAAAAAGGTATGGCTAAGGCAGCTAAGAAGGCTGACCGTGTTGCTGCAGAAGGTTTGACTGGTGTTTACGTTAACGGTAATGTTGCAGCAGTTATTGAAGTAAATGCTGAAACTGACTTCGTTGCGAAAAACGCTCAATTCGTTGAATTGGTAAATACTACAGCTAAAGTTATTGCTGAAGGAAAACCTGCTAATAATGAAGAAGCTCTTGCTTTGACAATGCCTTCAGGTGAAACTCTTGAAGCTGCATATGTATCTGCAACAGCAACTATCGGAGAAAAAATCTCATTCCGTCGCTTTGCATTGATTGAAAAAACAGATGCACAACACTTTGGAGCTTACCAACATAACGGTGGACGTATCGGTGTTATTTCAGTTGTTGAAGGTGGAGACGAAGCACTTGCTAAACAATTGTCAATGCACATCGCAGCGATGAAACCAACAGTTCTTTCTTACAAAGAATTGGATGAGCAATTTGTTAAAGATGAATTGGCACAATTGAACCACGTAATCGACCAAGACAACGAAAGCCGTGCAATGGTTAACAAACCAGCTCTTCCACACTTGAAGTATGGATCAAAATCTCAATTGACTGATGAAGTGATTGCTCAAGCTGAAGCTGACATCAAAGCTGAGTTGGCTGCAGAAGGCAAACCAGAAAAAATCTGGGACAAAATTATCCCAGGTAAAATGGATCGCTTCATGCTTGACAACACTAAAGTTGACCAAGCTTACACACTTCTTGCACAAGTTTACATCATGGATGATAGCAAGACAGTTGAAGCATACCTTGAATTAGTTAACGCTTCAGTAGTTGAGTTCGCTCGCTTTGAAGTTGGTGAAGGTATCGAAAAAGCTGCAAACGACTTTGAAGCTGAAGTTGCAGCTACAATGGCAGCAGCCTTGAATAACTAA
- the cysK gene encoding cysteine synthase A, producing the protein MSIYNNITELIGQTPIVKLNNIVPEGAADIYVKLEAFNPGSSVKDRIALSMIEKAEQDGILKPGSTIVEATSGNTGIGLSWVGAAKGYKVVIVMPETMSVERRKIIQAYGAELVLTPGSEGMKGAIAKAQEIAAERDGFLPLQFDNPANPEVHERTTGAEILATFGKDGLDAFVAGVGTGGTISGVSHALKSANSNIQVFAVEADESAILSGEKPGPHKIQGISAGFIPDTLDTKAYDGIVRVTSDDALALGREIGGKEGFLVGISSAAAIYGAIEIAKKLGTGKKVLALAPDNGERYLSTALYEFEV; encoded by the coding sequence ATGTCTATTTATAACAACATTACTGAATTAATCGGTCAAACTCCGATTGTTAAACTCAACAACATCGTGCCAGAAGGTGCTGCAGATATCTATGTAAAACTTGAAGCATTTAACCCTGGTTCTTCTGTAAAAGACCGTATTGCTCTTAGCATGATTGAAAAAGCTGAACAAGATGGTATTCTGAAACCTGGTTCTACTATTGTTGAAGCAACAAGTGGAAACACTGGTATTGGACTTTCATGGGTAGGGGCTGCTAAAGGGTATAAAGTTGTTATCGTTATGCCTGAAACTATGAGTGTGGAACGACGTAAGATTATCCAAGCCTATGGTGCTGAACTCGTCCTTACTCCTGGTAGCGAAGGAATGAAAGGTGCTATTGCTAAGGCTCAAGAAATCGCTGCTGAACGTGATGGTTTCCTTCCTCTTCAATTTGACAACCCAGCAAATCCAGAAGTACACGAAAGAACAACAGGAGCTGAAATACTAGCTACTTTCGGTAAAGATGGACTAGATGCCTTTGTTGCTGGAGTGGGTACCGGTGGAACGATTTCTGGTGTTTCTCATGCACTCAAATCAGCAAATTCTAACATTCAAGTTTTTGCAGTGGAAGCTGATGAATCCGCCATTCTATCTGGTGAAAAACCTGGTCCTCACAAAATTCAAGGTATATCAGCTGGATTTATTCCTGATACACTGGATACAAAGGCTTATGATGGTATCGTTCGTGTAACGTCAGACGATGCTCTAGCACTCGGCCGTGAAATTGGTGGAAAAGAAGGTTTCCTTGTAGGGATTTCTTCAGCTGCAGCTATCTACGGAGCCATCGAGATTGCCAAAAAATTAGGTACAGGTAAAAAAGTCCTTGCTCTAGCACCAGATAACGGTGAACGTTATCTCTCTACAGCACTCTATGAATTTGAAGTTTAG
- a CDS encoding PH domain-containing protein: MAFGKFIQGLAGNFSEQNKETLIKEYGQYLLENEEIQSGYKLIRDSIIFTNIRIIFTDKQGATGRKMSIKSIFLMNIVNVEMETAGAGIDDSEITITYLENIFLKAHNEHFSVHKFEFPKKTDIVPLYTYLLELAYHNRLKINGLDL, encoded by the coding sequence ATGGCATTTGGAAAGTTCATTCAAGGACTCGCTGGTAACTTTAGCGAGCAAAACAAAGAAACTCTTATCAAAGAATATGGACAATATTTACTAGAAAACGAAGAAATTCAAAGTGGATATAAACTTATTCGTGACTCAATTATATTTACCAATATACGTATTATCTTTACAGATAAACAAGGCGCTACTGGTCGTAAGATGTCTATTAAATCAATCTTTTTGATGAACATTGTTAACGTTGAAATGGAAACTGCGGGAGCAGGTATAGATGATAGTGAAATTACTATTACTTATTTAGAAAATATCTTTCTAAAAGCACATAATGAACATTTTAGTGTTCACAAATTTGAATTCCCTAAGAAAACAGATATCGTTCCACTTTATACATATTTACTAGAATTAGCCTATCACAATCGCTTAAAAATTAATGGCTTAGACCTATGA
- a CDS encoding YigZ family protein, whose translation MEFRTIKEDGQVQEEIKKSRFICHAKRVYSEEEARDFITTIKKEHYKATHNCSAFIIGERSEIKRTSDDGEPSGTAGVPMLGVLENHNLTNVCVVVTRYFGGIKLGAGGLIRAYAGSVALAVKEIGIIEIKEQAGIAIQMSYAQYQEYSNFLKEHNLMELDTNFTDQVDTMIYVDKEEKENIKAALVEFFNGKVTLTDQGLREVEVPVNLV comes from the coding sequence ATGGAATTTAGAACAATTAAAGAGGACGGACAAGTCCAAGAAGAAATCAAAAAATCACGCTTTATCTGTCATGCCAAGCGTGTTTATAGCGAAGAAGAGGCTCGTGACTTCATTACCACCATCAAAAAAGAACACTACAAAGCGACGCATAACTGCTCTGCATTTATTATTGGGGAACGTAGTGAAATCAAACGAACAAGTGATGATGGTGAGCCCAGTGGTACTGCTGGCGTTCCCATGCTAGGGGTACTAGAAAATCACAACCTCACCAATGTCTGTGTGGTAGTGACACGCTACTTTGGTGGCATTAAACTAGGCGCTGGAGGACTGATTCGTGCTTACGCCGGCAGTGTTGCCTTAGCTGTCAAAGAAATTGGCATCATTGAAATAAAGGAACAGGCGGGCATTGCTATTCAAATGTCTTACGCTCAGTATCAAGAGTACAGTAACTTCCTTAAAGAACATAATCTCATGGAGCTGGATACAAACTTTACAGATCAAGTCGATACGATGATTTATGTTGATAAAGAAGAAAAAGAAAATATTAAAGCTGCACTTGTAGAGTTTTTTAATGGAAAAGTCACTTTAACTGATCAAGGTTTACGCGAAGTTGAAGTTCCTGTAAACTTAGTGTAA
- a CDS encoding DEAD/DEAH box helicase, whose product MKVNPNYLGRLFTENELTEEERQLAEKLPAMRKEKEKLFCQRCNSIILEEWYLPIGAYYCRECLLMKRVRSDQALYYFPQEDFPKQDVLKWRGQLTPFQEKVSEGLIRAVDKQEPTLVHAVTGAGKTEMIYQVVAKVINAGGAVCLASPRIDVCLELYKRLQDDFACEIALLHGESEPYFRTPLVVATTHQLLKFYQAFDLLIVDEVDAFPYVDNPTLYHAVKNSVKENGLRIFLTATSTDELDRKVRIGELKRLSLPRRFHGNPLIIPKPVWLSDFNRYLDKNRLSPKLKSYIEKQRKTSYPLLIFASEIKKGGQLKEILQEQFPNEKIGFVSSVTEDRLEKVQAFRDGELTILISTTILERGVTFPCVDVFVVEANHRLFTKSSLIQIGGRVGRSMDRPTGDLLFFHDGLNASIKKAIKEIQQMNKEAGL is encoded by the coding sequence ATGAAAGTAAATCCAAACTATCTCGGTCGTTTGTTTACTGAGAATGAATTAACAGAAGAGGAGCGTCAGTTGGCGGAGAAACTTCCAGCAATGAGAAAGGAGAAGGAGAAACTTTTCTGTCAACGTTGTAATAGTATTATTCTAGAGGAATGGTATTTGCCCATCGGTGCTTACTATTGTCGAGAGTGCTTGCTGATGAAGCGAGTCAGGAGTGACCAAGCTTTATACTATTTTCCGCAGGAGGATTTTCCTAAACAGGATGTTCTTAAATGGCGTGGTCAATTAACTCCTTTTCAAGAGAAGGTGTCAGAGGGACTAATTCGAGCTGTCGACAAGCAAGAGCCAACCTTGGTACATGCGGTGACAGGAGCTGGAAAGACGGAAATGATTTATCAAGTAGTGGCTAAAGTGATTAATGCGGGAGGTGCAGTGTGTTTGGCCAGTCCTCGCATAGATGTTTGTTTAGAGCTGTATAAGCGCCTGCAAGATGATTTTGCTTGCGAGATAGCCCTCCTACATGGAGAATCGGAACCTTATTTTCGAACACCACTAGTTGTTGCGACGACCCATCAGTTATTGAAGTTTTATCAAGCTTTTGATTTGCTGATAGTGGATGAAGTAGATGCTTTTCCTTATGTTGATAATCCCACGCTTTACCATGCTGTCAAGAATAGTGTAAAGGAGAATGGGCTGAGAATCTTTTTAACAGCGACTTCGACCGATGAGTTAGATAGGAAGGTTCGCATAGGAGAATTAAAACGATTGAGTTTGCCAAGACGATTTCATGGGAATCCGTTGATTATCCCTAAACCAGTTTGGTTATCTGATTTTAATCGCTACTTAGATAAGAATCGTTTGTCACCAAAGTTAAAGTCCTATATTGAGAAGCAGAGAAAGACATCTTATCCGTTACTCATTTTTGCATCAGAAATTAAGAAAGGGGGACAGTTAAAAGAAATCTTACAGGAGCAATTTCCAAATGAGAAAATTGGTTTTGTATCGTCTGTAACAGAAGATCGATTAGAGAAAGTACAAGCTTTTCGAGATGGAGAATTGACAATACTTATCAGTACTACAATCTTGGAGCGTGGAGTTACTTTCCCTTGTGTGGATGTTTTCGTAGTGGAGGCCAATCATCGTCTGTTTACCAAGTCTAGTTTGATTCAGATTGGTGGACGAGTTGGGCGAAGCATGGATAGACCGACAGGAGATTTACTTTTCTTCCATGATGGATTAAATGCTTCAATCAAGAAGGCAATTAAGGAAATTCAGCAGATGAACAAGGAGGCAGGCTTATGA
- a CDS encoding ComF family protein, whose amino-acid sequence MKCLLCGQTMKIVLTFSSLLLLKNDVSCLCLDCDSTFEKIGEEYCPNCMKIGLSTKCQDCQFWCKEGVEVSHRAIFTYNQAMKDFFSRYKFDGDFLLRKVFASFLSAELKKYKEYQFVVIPLSPERLLERGFNQVEGLVEAAGFSFQDLLEKREERTSSSKNRSERLATELPFFIKSGVTIPKKILLIDDIYTTGTTINRVKKLLEEAGAEDVKTFSLVR is encoded by the coding sequence ATGAAGTGTTTGTTATGTGGGCAGACTATGAAGATTGTTTTAACTTTTAGTAGTCTCTTACTTCTGAAGAATGATGTCTCCTGTCTTTGTTTAGATTGTGATTCTACTTTTGAGAAAATTGGAGAAGAGTACTGTCCAAACTGTATGAAAATAGGGTTGTCAACAAAGTGTCAAGATTGTCAATTTTGGTGTAAAGAAGGAGTTGAGGTCAGTCATAGAGCGATTTTTACTTACAATCAAGCTATGAAGGATTTTTTCAGTCGGTATAAGTTTGATGGAGACTTCCTTTTAAGAAAAGTGTTCGCTTCATTTTTAAGTGCGGAGTTGAAAAAATACAAAGAGTATCAATTTGTCGTCATTCCCCTAAGCCCTGAAAGATTGCTTGAGAGGGGATTTAACCAGGTTGAAGGTTTAGTTGAAGCAGCAGGGTTCTCTTTTCAAGACTTACTAGAGAAGAGAGAAGAGCGGACCAGTTCTTCTAAAAATCGTTCAGAACGCTTGGCAACAGAACTTCCTTTCTTTATTAAAAGTGGAGTTACTATTCCTAAAAAAATCCTACTTATAGATGACATTTACACTACGGGAACAACTATAAATCGTGTGAAGAAGCTGTTGGAAGAAGCTGGTGCTGAAGATGTAAAAACATTTTCCCTTGTAAGATGA
- the raiA gene encoding ribosome-associated translation inhibitor RaiA, with the protein MIKYSIRGENLEVTEAIRDYVVSKLEKIEKYFQAEQELDARVNLKVYREKTAKVEVTIPLGSITLRAEDVSQDMYGSIDLVTDKIERQIRKNKTKIERKNKNKVATSQLFTEALVEDPNVVQSRVVRSKQIDLKPMDLEEAILQMDLLEHDFFIYVDVEDQTTNVIYRREDGEIGLLEVKES; encoded by the coding sequence ATGATTAAATATAGTATCCGTGGTGAAAACCTAGAAGTAACAGAAGCAATTCGTGATTATGTAGTTTCTAAACTCGAAAAGATCGAAAAGTATTTTCAAGCTGAACAAGAGTTGGATGCTCGAGTTAACTTGAAGGTGTATCGTGAAAAAACTGCTAAAGTGGAGGTAACGATTCCACTTGGATCAATTACTCTTCGTGCAGAAGATGTGTCTCAAGATATGTATGGTTCAATTGACCTTGTAACCGATAAAATTGAACGTCAGATTCGTAAAAATAAAACAAAAATCGAGCGTAAAAATAAAAATAAGGTAGCAACTAGTCAATTATTTACAGAGGCTTTGGTGGAAGATCCAAATGTTGTCCAGTCTAGAGTTGTTCGTTCAAAACAAATTGATTTAAAACCAATGGATTTGGAAGAAGCTATTCTACAGATGGATTTGTTGGAACATGATTTCTTTATCTATGTGGATGTTGAAGATCAGACAACCAATGTGATTTATCGTCGTGAGGATGGCGAGATTGGCTTGTTAGAAGTTAAAGAATCTTAA